In Deltaproteobacteria bacterium, the genomic window CGCCACCGCCCGGGTGCTGGGCGGCGTGGGTCGCGTCGAAGCACACCGGGGCGAAGCTGCGGATCTGCGCGAAGCCGCGGAAGTCGACGACCAGGTCGTTGTAGCCGAACGCGAAGCCGCGCTCGGTCACGAAGACGTCGCGGGCCCCGAAGTGGCGCGCCTTCTCGACCGCGTGCCGCATGTCGAGCGGCGCCATGAACTGGCCCTTCTTGAAGTTGAGCGGCAGGCCGGCCGAGGCGCAGGCGGCGATCAGGTCGGTCTGGCGGCACAGGAAGGCCGGGACCTGCAGGCAGTCGGCGACCTCGGCCACCGGCTTGGCCTGCCAGGGCTCGTGCACGTCGGTCGTGACCGGCAGGCCGAGCTCGGTCTTGACCCGCGCCAGCACGCGCAGCCCCTCGTCGAGCCCCGGCCCCCGGTAGGACTTGAAGCTCGAGCGGTTGGCCTTGTCGAAGGAGGCCTTGAACACGAGCGGCAGCTCGTGGCGCTCGGCCAGGTCGCGCAGGTTGCGCGCGATGTCGAGGCAGTCCGCCTCGCCTTCGATGATGTTGATGCCTGCGATGAGGGCCAGCGGCGCCCCATCGCCCAGACGGATCGATCCGATCTTCAATTCGGCGCCCCCCCAGACACCACCGCGAGCGTGCGACCCCGCCGGTCCGCCTCGACGGCCCCCCGCAGCTCGTCGAGCAGGTCCGGGAGCGCGGAGGTCACCCGGGACCAGTTCGGGATCTGCGGGGCGCCCATCGGGTCTCGCACGAACGAGAGCCCGGCGGCGCGCAGCGCGCGGGAGAAGGTCTCGACCGCCACCTCTTCCTCGTGGCGGTCGAAGACGAGGCCGTTCAGCGCGGCGTCGTCGCTGTAGCGCGCGATCGCGTCCTGCGCGGTGCGGACGTAGGCCGCGATCAGCGTGTTCAGGAAGCCGGCGTCGAACTGGACGCCGTAGCTCGCGAGGTTGCGGATCAGGGAGGTCGCGATGTCGACCACCATCCGGTGCAGGCCGGTGCTCGGGTCGTGCTCCGAGAGGTCCCGGTGCTTGTGCTCGTAGTTCTCGACGAGCTCGACCTGGCAGACCCGCTTCTGCGAGCAGTTGCGGAACACCTCGGCGAGGACGCCCACCTCGAGGCCCCAGTCGCTCGGGATCCGGTTGATCCGGACCAGGTCGGTGGTGAGCGAGCACTCGCCGGCCAGCGGGTAGCGGAACGAGTCGAGGTACTCGAGCAGCGGGAGCGGGCCGAGCACCGACTTCATGGCGCGCAGGAGCGGGGTCATGAACAGGCGCGTGACGCGGCCGTAGAGCCGGTCCGTCACGCGCCCGTAGTAGCCCTTGGCGAACTCGTAGTTCAGGTTCGGGTGCACGGTCGGAAAACACAGCCGCGCCAGCAGCTCGCGCGGGTAGTTGCGGATGTCGCAGTCGTGGAGCGCCACCACGTGCGCCTCGGCGGTGGCCAGGACGTAGCCGTAGGCGAGCCAGGTGGCGCGGCCCTTGCCGCGGCCGCCGCAGTCGAGCCCCTCGGCGCGCAGGCGGGCGTCGATCGCGCGCATCCGCGGGCCGTCGTTCCAGACCAGCACGGCGCCCCGCCCGTCGAGGGTGCGGATGCCGTCGAAGGCGGCGCGCATCTGCTCGAACTCGTCGCGGGACTCGGCGCCGTCGACGCTCACCACCACCTGGTGCAGGTAGCCGACGCCGCGGAGCGTCTCGACGATGCCCTTCAGGGCGGTGTCCCGGATCTCGTCGTAGAGGCAGGGGAGCACCAGAGCGATCGGTCGGGAGCGGGCGTGGAGCTCGATCTCGGCCTCGAGGCGATCCAGGTCCTCGGCGGGCGACGGGGCAGCTCCCTGACGGGCTTCCGACTGGAGGCGATGGAGGGTGGTGATGGCACCCGTCTGGTGGAAGTCAGCCACGGCGCGGAGGCTGGCACCGGAGGCGGCCTCGTGTCAACCCGATGACCCCCGAGGGGATCCATGGGCCCGAACCGGGTCGGATCAGAGCGCGCCGCTCCGCTCCAGGGCTTCCAGGGCGAAGGGGTCGATCTCGACGAACGCGAGCCCGACCTCCTGGGTGAAGGCGTCGATGTCGGTGGCCCACATCACCTTCCCGACGGCGACCAGGGTCTCGTCCTGGACGTTGAAGGTGAGCCGGAGCACGTCGCCCATCGCGATCTCGCAGCCCATCACCTCGAAGCAGATCCCGCCGCGCGAGAGGTTCTTGCTGACGGCGAGCCGGTGCTCGGACTCCACGAACGCGAACGAGATCAGCTGCTCGGTGCGGATGCGGGGGAACTTGCGCCGGTCGGCGTCTCGGGCGCTCGCTTGCATCGGGGTCTCCCGGAACCGCCGGCGAGTCGGGATCGACTCGGTGGGCTCGCTCCGGATTCGGCTGCCGGCGCGGAGAGCTTGAGGAGGGCGCCTGCCGCTCGTTGGGGGCGCCCGGCCGCCGGCTCAGCCGGACCCGCCGAAGAGATCGAGCTGGCGCTCCTCCCGCCGGGGGCCCTGGAGCGCCGAGGCGCCGAGCCCGAGCAGCCGCACCGGGCGGGTGCCCGCCTGGGTCCGGGCGAGCAGCCCGAGCGCGGTGTCGAGGATCTCGCTCGCGGACGCGACGCCCCGTCCGAGCGACACCGTGCGGGTGATCCGCTCGCCGCCGGCGTAGCGGAGCTTGAGCGCGAGGCGCCGCGCCGAGAGCCCCTCGAGCGCGAGCGCGCGCTCGAGCCGCTCCGCGAGCCCGCGCAGGGGCTCGACCAGCAGCGTGCGGTCCACTGCGTCCTCGGCGAGGGTCGTCTCGAGCGAGAGCGACTGGGGATGGGCGGCGGCGCGCACGCGGTCGTCGCCCTGCCCCATCGCCGCGGCGAGGATCGTGAGGCCGTGGTTGCCGAGCGCCCCCTCGACGGCGGCGCGCCCGGCGGCCACCAGCTCGCCGACGGTGCGCGCCCCGAGCTGCGCGAGCCGCGCGGCCGTCTTCGCGCCGACCCCCGGCAGCCGCTCGACGGCGAGCGGCTGCAGGAAGGCCGCGACCCCCTCGGCCGTCACCTCGAGGAAGCCCTCCGCGCTGGCCTCCTCCGCGGCGAGCCGCGCCAGGAACTTCACCGGTGCGGCCCCGACCCGCAGCGGCAGGCGCAGCTCGCGGGCGACCGCGGCGCGTAGGCCTGCGGCGAGCGCTGCGAGCGGCGCGCCGCGTGCGGCCGGCTCGAGCCACGCGGCGCCGAGGCCCATCGGCTCGACCCGCTCCGCGAAGCGCGCGAAGACGGCGCGCAGGCGCTTGTCGGCCTCGCGGTAGCGCGCCATGTCGGTGCGCAGGGCGCGCGCGTGCGGGCAACGCTCGAGCGCGTCCACCACCGGCATCGCGAGCGTGACGCCCGCGGCCAGGGCGTCGGCGCTCGCCGCCTGCACGAGGCCGCGCTTGCGCGGATCGCCGCCCACGATCACCGGCCGCTCCGCCAGCCCGGGGTTGGCGGCACGCTCCACCTCCGCGTAGAAGCCCGGCACGTCGGCGTAGACGAGCGCCCGGCTCATGGTGCCTCCGGCCGGGGCACGAGCGCGAGCCGCCCCTGCGCCCCCTCGTCGACGACGAAGCGGTGCGTCGCCAGCAGCGCCGGGCGCCCGGCGAGCCAGCGCTCGAGCCCGGCGTCGCGGCGCGGGTCGCCCGGGTGCTCCGACACCCCCGGTGCGAGCGCCGAGAGCGCGAGCTCGGGATCGGCGAGGTCGACCACGAGCCGGTGGGCCGACACGACCGTGACGTCGTAGGGATCCGCCGGATCGTACTCGCCGACGGCGATCGTGAGCCCGTCCCCACCGTAGGGCCGCGGCGCCTCGATCGCATCGGTGGGCCCGGGCCAGCCGAAGGGCCGGAAGCGCAGCGGGTGGAGCCGTCCCCAGTGCCACTTCTCGGGGTTGGGCCCGAGCTCGACGCGCAGCACCAGGCCGGTCCGGCGCAGCGCCTCGCGGACCGCCCGGCCGAGCTGCGCGGGGCCGAGGATCGCATCGGGATCGGGCACGGGCGCGGTGGCGGCGGCGACGAGTGCGTCGAGCAGGAGCTCGGGCTGGAGGCCGCGCAGGCGCAGCGTGCGCGCGCGCAGCTCGGCCCCGAGCGGCCCCTCGAGCAGGCGCGCGAGCAGCGTCTGGAGCAGCGCGTGCCAGGCGGCGGCGCCACGGCTCCCGGCGGCGGCGGAGCCGTCCCAGTCGGCGAGCAGGCGCGCCACCTGCCGCGCCTCGGGCGGCAGCGTGGCGATCGTGCCGGCGAGCCCGAGCACGCGCGTCACGCGCTCGCGCGCGCGCGGGATCGCGACGTCGGCCTGGAGGCCGGCGAGGGTCGCCGCGTCGAGCGGCGCGCGCGCGCCCGCCGCGGCGAGCAGCGCGTCGATGTGTGCGCTGCGCTCGCCGGGCCGCCACCACCACTCGATGCCCTCCGTCGCGCCGAGCGGCTCGTCGGAGGCGATCGTCCAGCGCCGCGCGAGGGGAGCGTGCGGCAGGGCCTCGTAGGGGATCCGGCCGCGCCAGTCGTACCACCCCGAGCGGCCGGGCACGCGCACGAGCGCGGTCGGGATCGAGCGGGCGGGCAGCCAGCCTGCGACCTGGCGGCCGCCACCGCCCGCGCCGTCCGCGTAGACGAACGCGAAGACCGGCTCGTGATGCGCCGCCAGCGCCGCGCGGAACGCGGCGCCATCGCGTGCGTGCACGGCGCGCTCGAGCGCCGCCACGCCGTCGCCCGGCTGCGCGCCCGCCCAGGCCACCGCGAGCGGCGGGCGGCCCTCGCCGAGCAGGCCGTCGAGCAGCGGGCCGTGGTGCGTGGCGCGCACGAGCCAGGGGTCCGGCTCGCCCCCGCGCACGGGGATCGGCTCGGCGCGCTCCGTGATCAGGCTCCAGCGCGTGCCGCGGCGATAGCGCCGGGGATCCTCGGGGTCGAGCGTCTCCTCGTGCAGGTCGACCACCGCCGCCCGCGCGTGGGTCGCGGCCCAGGCGACCCGCCCGTTGTGGCCGCTCCAGAAGACCGGCACGCCCGCCGGCCCGGCGCCGATCACCTCGAAGCCCGGCGCCGCGAGATGCGCTTCGTAGAGCAGGGCCGGCCAGGTGGCGGCGAGATGGAGGTCGGCGGCGAGCAGCGGCCGGCCGTTGGCCGTCGCGGCGCCATCGACGACCCACGCGCTGCTGCCGACCGAGCGGCCCGTGAGCCCGAGCGCCCGCACGAGCGCTCCCGGCGCGCTCCGCCAGGGCGCGGCGGCGTGGCTGCCCGGCTCCACCGGCGGCAGCGGCACCGGCACGAGCTGCGCCGCCGCCGCGGGCGGGAAGAAGGGCCGCGCCGCGAAGGCGCCGAGGCGATCGACCAGGTCGCCGAGCGTGAGCGTGGCCTCGACCGACCCGTCGAGGCCCCAGGCGAGGCTCTTTGCGACAGCGAGGCTGTCCGCCACGCTCCACGGCTCGGGGGTCACGCCGAGCCTTGCCAGCGCGACCGGTGCCGGCGCGGCACCGGCGCGCACCCGCTCGGTCCAGGCGTTCACGCCCGCGGCGTAGGCGTCGAGCCGGGCGCGGGTGTCGGCATCGAGACGCAAGGCCTGCGCCTGCGCGAGGCGCGCGAAGCCGAGCGTGCGGCTCCAGCGATCGGCCGGAAGGCCGGCCGGGCCGATCGCCTCGGCGGTGCGCCCGCGCGCCGTGCGCACGAGCCAGGTCATCTGCGCGAGCCGGTCCTGGGCGTGCGCGAAGCCGAGCCCGAAGTACGCGTCGCGCTCGCTGGCGGCCCGCACGTGGGGGATGCCGCGCACGTCGCGCACGATCTCGAGCGGCCGTTCGAGCCCGGCCACCGTGAGCTCGCCGTCGAGGACCGGCACCGCGCGCTCCTCCGCGCGCCGCTCGGTAGCCTGGCGCGCCGCCAGGAGCGCCGCACCGGCAAGCGCGGCGGCGGCCACCGCGAGCACGATCCAGGCCCGGCGCCTGCGAAGTGCGCTGCCGATGCTCAATCGCCTCCCCCCAGGATCCGCTCGCGGGCCGCCCGCGACGGCGCGCGCCAGATCGAGAGGTTACATTGCGCGGCCTTCGCGGGGCGCCGGCCCCGGCAGGTGCGTCGGGGAGCACGGCGAACCCCCGGCGAGCGGCGCTTCGACCATCCCCAGCGCGAAAGGGAACGGCCATGGCTCGGGTAGGCATCAACGGCTTCGGGCGGATCGGGCGGCTCGTGCTGCGCGCGGCGCGCGGGCGCGGCCTGGAGGTGGTCGGGATCAACGACCTGACCGACGCCAGGACCTCCGCCCACCTGCTCAAGTGGGACTCGGTCCACGGCCCCTACCCGGGCACCGTCGAGGCCGACGGCGACGCCATCGTGGTCGACGGCAAGCGCATCCCGGTCTCGAAGGAGCGCGACCCGGCGAAGCTGCCCTGGAAGCCGCTCGGCGCCGAGGTCGTGATCGAGTCCACGGGCATCTTCACGGAGCGCGACGCCGCGGCGAAGCACCTCGAGGCGGGCGCACAGCGCGTCCTCATCTCCGCGCCCGCCAAGAGCCCCGACGTGACGATCGTGCTCGGGGTCAACAGCGACGCCTACGATCCCGCCAAGCACAGGATCGTGTCGAACGCGTCGTGCACGACCAACTGCCTGGCGCCGGTCGCCAAGGTGCTCGACGACGGCTGGGGCATCGAGCGGGGCTGGATGACGACGATCCATGCCTACACCAACGACCAGGTCATCCTCGACTTCCCGCACAAGGACCTGCGCCGCGC contains:
- the kdsA gene encoding 3-deoxy-8-phosphooctulonate synthase, with translation MKIGSIRLGDGAPLALIAGINIIEGEADCLDIARNLRDLAERHELPLVFKASFDKANRSSFKSYRGPGLDEGLRVLARVKTELGLPVTTDVHEPWQAKPVAEVADCLQVPAFLCRQTDLIAACASAGLPLNFKKGQFMAPLDMRHAVEKARHFGARDVFVTERGFAFGYNDLVVDFRGFAQIRSFAPVCFDATHAAQHPGGGDGSTHGDRTNVSPLARAAVAAGIDALFLEVHPEPERAPCDGPSQVDFETADRLLGEAVAIDRALRRRTR
- a CDS encoding glycosyl transferase encodes the protein MADFHQTGAITTLHRLQSEARQGAAPSPAEDLDRLEAEIELHARSRPIALVLPCLYDEIRDTALKGIVETLRGVGYLHQVVVSVDGAESRDEFEQMRAAFDGIRTLDGRGAVLVWNDGPRMRAIDARLRAEGLDCGGRGKGRATWLAYGYVLATAEAHVVALHDCDIRNYPRELLARLCFPTVHPNLNYEFAKGYYGRVTDRLYGRVTRLFMTPLLRAMKSVLGPLPLLEYLDSFRYPLAGECSLTTDLVRINRIPSDWGLEVGVLAEVFRNCSQKRVCQVELVENYEHKHRDLSEHDPSTGLHRMVVDIATSLIRNLASYGVQFDAGFLNTLIAAYVRTAQDAIARYSDDAALNGLVFDRHEEEVAVETFSRALRAAGLSFVRDPMGAPQIPNWSRVTSALPDLLDELRGAVEADRRGRTLAVVSGGAPN
- a CDS encoding PilZ domain-containing protein, encoding MQASARDADRRKFPRIRTEQLISFAFVESEHRLAVSKNLSRGGICFEVMGCEIAMGDVLRLTFNVQDETLVAVGKVMWATDIDAFTQEVGLAFVEIDPFALEALERSGAL
- a CDS encoding penicillin acylase family protein, coding for MSIGSALRRRRAWIVLAVAAAALAGAALLAARQATERRAEERAVPVLDGELTVAGLERPLEIVRDVRGIPHVRAASERDAYFGLGFAHAQDRLAQMTWLVRTARGRTAEAIGPAGLPADRWSRTLGFARLAQAQALRLDADTRARLDAYAAGVNAWTERVRAGAAPAPVALARLGVTPEPWSVADSLAVAKSLAWGLDGSVEATLTLGDLVDRLGAFAARPFFPPAAAAQLVPVPLPPVEPGSHAAAPWRSAPGALVRALGLTGRSVGSSAWVVDGAATANGRPLLAADLHLAATWPALLYEAHLAAPGFEVIGAGPAGVPVFWSGHNGRVAWAATHARAAVVDLHEETLDPEDPRRYRRGTRWSLITERAEPIPVRGGEPDPWLVRATHHGPLLDGLLGEGRPPLAVAWAGAQPGDGVAALERAVHARDGAAFRAALAAHHEPVFAFVYADGAGGGGRQVAGWLPARSIPTALVRVPGRSGWYDWRGRIPYEALPHAPLARRWTIASDEPLGATEGIEWWWRPGERSAHIDALLAAAGARAPLDAATLAGLQADVAIPRARERVTRVLGLAGTIATLPPEARQVARLLADWDGSAAAGSRGAAAWHALLQTLLARLLEGPLGAELRARTLRLRGLQPELLLDALVAAATAPVPDPDAILGPAQLGRAVREALRRTGLVLRVELGPNPEKWHWGRLHPLRFRPFGWPGPTDAIEAPRPYGGDGLTIAVGEYDPADPYDVTVVSAHRLVVDLADPELALSALAPGVSEHPGDPRRDAGLERWLAGRPALLATHRFVVDEGAQGRLALVPRPEAP
- the gap gene encoding type I glyceraldehyde-3-phosphate dehydrogenase, yielding MARVGINGFGRIGRLVLRAARGRGLEVVGINDLTDARTSAHLLKWDSVHGPYPGTVEADGDAIVVDGKRIPVSKERDPAKLPWKPLGAEVVIESTGIFTERDAAAKHLEAGAQRVLISAPAKSPDVTIVLGVNSDAYDPAKHRIVSNASCTTNCLAPVAKVLDDGWGIERGWMTTIHAYTNDQVILDFPHKDLRRARAGAVSMIPTSTGAAKAIGEVLPKLKGKLDGFAMRVPTADVSVVDLSVLLARDATSEEINEAMRKAAGGPLQGILQVSDEPLVSIDFRGNPHSSILDADSTKVMGGRFAKVLSWYDNEWGYASRCVDLALLMGR